Proteins from one Candidatus Niyogibacteria bacterium CG10_big_fil_rev_8_21_14_0_10_46_36 genomic window:
- a CDS encoding tyrosine phenol-lyase: MKITKYWNKSFEKNPHKKTVFMPRKKRGRILKQARYNLFNIPSRMVTVDLLTDSGTGELSHQQMELQNRADEAYAYAASYEKLERAAKEFSGFSHVLPVHQGRGAESLIAHFLKETGRVRENDILLSNGFFDTTRANFEHAGARCINIPTPKSLDIESNTPFKGDIDLQKLEEYLGSEKGKQAKAILLTLTNNTGGGQPVSFQNVLRTKILAEQYNKLLIIDACRIVENAYFVQREEMPGFSYKDVVRLLFGYADIAYMSAKKDGLANGGGFIVTDHDDLFEELSNITMGFLLRTYGFRHYAGMTGATMETVARGLKEVVKPSYLRKRVADTAYLHAKLKKIGVPVLCPPGGHAVYVDAAAMLPHISKEQFPGKALEVALYFEGGIRSCEIGSVMFGDAAQYEWVRLAIPRRKYKRIAFDYIACVFERLLRKKDSMRGFSTEEAPGLRHFYADFKPL, from the coding sequence ATGAAGATAACGAAATATTGGAATAAGTCATTTGAGAAAAATCCCCATAAAAAGACCGTATTCATGCCAAGGAAAAAACGGGGTCGTATTTTGAAACAGGCGCGCTATAATCTATTCAATATTCCTTCGCGCATGGTAACAGTTGATTTGTTGACTGATTCTGGGACAGGGGAGCTCTCTCATCAACAGATGGAACTACAGAATCGTGCCGATGAGGCGTATGCGTACGCGGCAAGCTATGAAAAGCTTGAACGGGCAGCAAAAGAGTTTAGTGGGTTTTCGCATGTGCTTCCTGTTCATCAGGGGAGAGGGGCGGAATCCCTCATCGCGCATTTTCTCAAAGAAACAGGAAGGGTGCGGGAAAATGATATTTTACTTTCAAATGGATTTTTTGATACGACTCGCGCGAACTTTGAACATGCGGGCGCGCGATGCATCAATATCCCGACGCCAAAATCACTTGATATCGAAAGCAATACACCGTTCAAGGGAGATATCGATCTGCAGAAACTGGAAGAGTATCTCGGGTCCGAAAAAGGCAAACAGGCAAAGGCAATTCTGCTTACGCTCACCAACAATACCGGTGGCGGGCAGCCTGTTTCGTTCCAAAATGTTTTAAGAACAAAAATTCTTGCGGAGCAGTACAATAAATTGCTTATTATTGATGCGTGCCGTATTGTTGAAAATGCCTATTTCGTACAACGGGAAGAGATGCCGGGTTTTTCCTATAAAGATGTGGTGCGATTACTGTTCGGGTACGCAGATATCGCGTATATGAGCGCAAAGAAGGATGGACTTGCAAACGGAGGCGGATTTATTGTTACGGACCACGATGATCTCTTTGAAGAGTTGTCCAATATTACGATGGGCTTTCTTTTGCGGACATACGGGTTTAGGCATTATGCCGGTATGACGGGCGCTACGATGGAAACAGTTGCTCGAGGTCTCAAAGAGGTTGTGAAGCCGTCATATCTGAGAAAACGCGTAGCAGATACCGCATATCTTCATGCGAAACTGAAAAAGATAGGCGTGCCGGTGCTTTGTCCTCCCGGTGGACATGCGGTCTATGTTGATGCGGCGGCAATGTTGCCCCATATCTCGAAAGAGCAATTTCCAGGGAAAGCTTTGGAGGTTGCGCTTTATTTTGAAGGCGGTATACGGAGTTGTGAGATAGGGTCGGTTATGTTTGGGGACGCTGCGCAATATGAATGGGTGCGCCTTGCGATACCGCGCCGTAAATACAAACGAATAGCGTTTGATTATATTGCATGTGTATTTGAACGTTTGCTACGTAAGAAAGATAGCATGCGCGGGTTTAGCACCGAAGAAGCACCCGGACTCCGTCATTTTTATGCGGATTTTAAACCATTATAA
- a CDS encoding glutamate dehydrogenase, whose translation MSDYKFFEEVNRYFDKAAELTRFEKDQPGLLRQIKRCNSFIHESMPVKRDDGSIMNIDAYRARHSYHKLPTKGGINFRWIEDAQDENEVVALAALMTYKCALADVPFGGAKGTIRIRSKKDFSPSEIERIIRRYTYTFTHIHKVFHSEKDVPAPDYGTGSQEMAWIFDTYKQFASDDDPNPSACVTGKPISIGGLRERVSATGRGVFIGLREVCSQPDIMGRLGLSCGLEGKRVIVQGLGNVGYHTAKFLEANGAIIIGLGEIDGAIHSAKGIPLDDAMLFRIEHGTLKGFPGTKNVRRISDILELDCDILIPAALENQITHLNADKIRAKIVGEAANGPTSSYANDILFSKGAMIVPDIFLNAGGVIVSYFEWLKNRNHIGFGQIDRRFDKARLQNILAVVEEQTHTKIDPNRIEHVTRLSTEEDLVISGLEGTMIPAFEQMRVIQKEYSDTIDLRTAAYFLAITKIGQCYLDQGIFP comes from the coding sequence ATGTCCGATTACAAGTTTTTTGAAGAAGTAAACCGCTACTTTGATAAGGCAGCTGAGCTGACCAGATTTGAAAAAGATCAGCCGGGTCTTTTGCGGCAGATTAAGCGATGTAACAGCTTTATCCACGAGAGTATGCCCGTTAAACGAGATGACGGCAGCATTATGAACATAGATGCGTATCGTGCGCGGCATAGTTATCACAAGCTTCCTACCAAGGGGGGTATTAATTTTCGGTGGATAGAAGACGCTCAGGATGAGAATGAAGTAGTCGCGCTTGCTGCGCTCATGACATACAAGTGCGCACTCGCCGATGTGCCATTTGGCGGAGCAAAAGGGACGATACGCATACGAAGCAAAAAAGATTTTTCTCCGTCAGAAATAGAACGAATCATACGCCGCTATACATATACGTTTACGCATATCCACAAAGTGTTTCATTCCGAAAAAGACGTCCCCGCGCCTGACTATGGGACCGGTTCGCAAGAAATGGCATGGATATTCGATACCTACAAGCAGTTTGCTTCGGATGATGACCCGAATCCTTCAGCGTGCGTTACGGGGAAGCCGATATCTATCGGAGGGCTTCGCGAGCGCGTGTCCGCGACCGGCAGGGGCGTGTTTATCGGTCTTCGCGAGGTGTGCAGCCAGCCGGATATTATGGGCCGTCTCGGGCTTTCCTGCGGGCTTGAGGGCAAGCGAGTGATTGTTCAGGGGCTCGGGAATGTCGGGTATCATACAGCAAAGTTTTTAGAAGCAAACGGCGCGATTATTATTGGGCTGGGCGAGATTGATGGCGCGATTCATTCGGCAAAAGGTATTCCGCTTGATGATGCAATGCTCTTCCGCATAGAACACGGCACACTGAAGGGATTCCCTGGAACGAAAAATGTACGGCGCATCTCGGATATCCTTGAGCTTGATTGCGACATACTAATTCCCGCAGCGCTTGAAAACCAGATAACGCATCTCAATGCGGACAAGATACGAGCAAAGATTGTGGGGGAGGCGGCAAACGGACCGACCAGTTCTTACGCAAATGATATATTATTCAGCAAAGGAGCAATGATTGTTCCAGATATTTTTCTGAACGCCGGCGGCGTTATCGTGTCATATTTTGAGTGGCTTAAGAACCGTAATCATATCGGATTCGGACAGATAGACAGGCGTTTTGATAAGGCGCGGCTTCAGAATATTTTGGCTGTCGTTGAAGAGCAGACGCATACAAAAATAGACCCGAATAGAATAGAACATGTCACTCGGCTTTCAACGGAAGAAGACCTCGTTATTTCCGGCCTTGAAGGAACGATGATCCCCGCATTTGAACAGATGCGCGTCATACAGAAAGAATACTCCGACACAATAGATTTGCGTACGGCGGCATACTTTTTGGCGATCACTAAGATAGGGCAGTGCTATCTTGACCAAGGCATTTTCCCATAA
- a CDS encoding 50S ribosomal protein L18: MKTAKELQKKKEGIVRRKRRVRARIHGTRVRPRLSVFHSNKHTYAQLIDDVSGMTIMGVGDAKKGAKKAAKTTKTQTAHELGKKLGEAAVKKGIRRAVFDRSHYKYQGRTKAIAEGAREAGLVL, encoded by the coding sequence ATGAAGACCGCAAAAGAATTACAAAAGAAAAAAGAAGGCATTGTACGCAGAAAGAGGCGAGTTCGTGCGCGTATTCATGGTACACGCGTGCGCCCGCGCCTTTCGGTGTTCCATTCAAACAAGCACACCTACGCACAGCTGATTGATGACGTCTCTGGAATGACCATCATGGGAGTAGGAGATGCAAAAAAAGGAGCAAAGAAAGCTGCAAAAACGACAAAAACACAAACTGCTCATGAGCTCGGTAAGAAGCTCGGAGAAGCGGCAGTCAAAAAAGGCATACGGCGCGCGGTATTTGACCGTTCTCACTATAAATATCAGGGCCGCACAAAGGCGATCGCAGAAGGCGCCCGCGAGGCAGGCCTAGTACTCTAG
- a CDS encoding 50S ribosomal protein L6, producing the protein MSRIGKQPIPIPAGVSVSLEHGTVRVKGPKGELARPIKERLIEVEIKDSEVVLKLRKENLESAALWGTYASHIKNMIHGVTEGFSKKLEIEGVGYRAQLQGTNLVLSLGFSHPVEVKPKEGIQFQVEKNAIIVTGIDKEKVGEVAAEIRSFRKPEPYKGKGIRYEGEVIRRKAGKKAATTGA; encoded by the coding sequence ATGAGCCGTATAGGAAAACAACCAATTCCAATCCCTGCAGGCGTTTCTGTGTCGCTTGAACACGGAACTGTTCGCGTAAAGGGACCGAAAGGAGAGCTTGCCCGTCCTATAAAGGAGCGGCTCATTGAGGTAGAAATAAAGGACTCCGAAGTGGTATTAAAGCTCCGGAAAGAAAACCTTGAATCAGCGGCATTGTGGGGGACATACGCTTCACATATCAAAAATATGATTCACGGGGTTACCGAAGGTTTTTCGAAGAAGCTCGAAATAGAAGGAGTCGGGTATCGTGCGCAATTGCAGGGAACAAACCTTGTTCTTAGCTTAGGATTCTCGCATCCCGTGGAAGTAAAGCCGAAAGAAGGAATTCAGTTTCAGGTAGAAAAAAATGCCATTATTGTTACCGGTATTGATAAAGAAAAAGTAGGAGAGGTAGCCGCAGAGATACGTTCGTTCAGAAAGCCCGAGCCGTACAAGGGCAAGGGGATTCGGTATGAGGGCGAAGTGATCAGACGGAAAGCAGGCAAAAAGGCAGCAACAACAGGGGCGTAA
- a CDS encoding 30S ribosomal protein S8, which produces MKACFPELKNHLGNMNPIANMFTRIANASRARHESVSVPYSKFKMEIIKLLQDKKYLTESARRGKKNKRTIEVGLRYEQDAPVIHGIKMISKQSQRIYGGWQELKSFRSSRGMVIVSTSKGLLSAKDAEKEKVGGEIIARIW; this is translated from the coding sequence ATGAAGGCATGCTTCCCGGAGTTAAAAAATCATCTTGGTAATATGAATCCGATAGCAAACATGTTCACACGAATAGCCAATGCATCACGCGCCCGCCACGAGAGTGTGTCTGTTCCGTATTCTAAATTTAAGATGGAGATTATTAAATTGCTCCAGGACAAAAAATATTTGACGGAATCAGCTCGCCGGGGAAAGAAGAACAAGCGAACGATAGAGGTTGGTTTGCGGTATGAGCAGGATGCGCCGGTTATTCACGGAATTAAAATGATTTCAAAACAGTCGCAGCGGATATATGGAGGATGGCAGGAATTAAAATCGTTCCGTTCTTCACGAGGTATGGTTATCGTGTCTACATCAAAAGGGTTGCTTTCGGCGAAGGATGCCGAAAAAGAAAAAGTTGGCGGAGAGATAATCGCACGCATTTGGTAA
- a CDS encoding type Z 30S ribosomal protein S14, which translates to MAKESVIARSKKKPKFKSRVVRRCFRCGRKHGYMRDFDLCRICFRELANEGMLPGVKKSSW; encoded by the coding sequence ATGGCCAAAGAATCAGTAATCGCACGATCAAAAAAGAAGCCAAAGTTCAAGTCGCGTGTTGTACGGCGGTGTTTTCGGTGTGGACGCAAGCATGGCTATATGAGAGACTTTGATTTGTGCCGTATTTGTTTCCGTGAGCTTGCTAATGAAGGCATGCTTCCCGGAGTTAAAAAATCATCTTGGTAA
- a CDS encoding 50S ribosomal protein L5 produces METVLQKQYKKEVIPFFEKEFGYTNPMAIPQLIKVVVNVGVGRRNEEEQKQIVRDLQLIVGQALSPRAAKQSIATFKTRQGQTIGYAATLRGRRMYDFLERIIAIALPRTRDFRGLKDSAIDQSGNLTIGIPEHIVFPEMVGEDTKLIFGFEITIVTSAQSKEEAQALFTHLGFPFRKEQETK; encoded by the coding sequence ATGGAAACAGTATTGCAAAAACAATATAAAAAAGAGGTCATACCGTTTTTTGAGAAGGAATTCGGATATACAAACCCTATGGCGATCCCGCAGCTTATTAAGGTTGTCGTAAATGTGGGCGTTGGGCGGCGGAATGAAGAGGAACAGAAACAAATCGTCCGCGATTTGCAATTGATTGTGGGTCAGGCATTGTCTCCGCGTGCGGCGAAACAGTCTATTGCAACGTTCAAGACCCGCCAAGGCCAGACCATCGGGTATGCAGCAACTCTCCGTGGACGGCGCATGTATGACTTCCTAGAGCGGATTATTGCGATTGCGCTTCCGCGTACGCGTGACTTCCGCGGACTGAAAGACTCCGCGATAGACCAGTCAGGTAATTTGACAATAGGCATTCCGGAACATATTGTATTCCCAGAGATGGTAGGAGAGGACACAAAGCTCATTTTTGGATTTGAGATAACTATTGTAACGAGCGCCCAGTCAAAGGAAGAAGCACAGGCATTATTCACCCACTTAGGATTTCCATTCCGCAAGGAGCAGGAAACAAAGTAA
- a CDS encoding 50S ribosomal protein L24 — protein MTTAKLKIKKGDTVKVLSGKDKGKTGKVAGTFPKDERIIVENINMQTRHRRPRRQGQKGEKVSLAMPIHASNVLVVCGSCGKPTRIGYQVGQDKKKVRSCKKCKNLI, from the coding sequence ATGACGACCGCAAAGCTAAAAATTAAAAAAGGAGACACGGTAAAGGTGCTTTCCGGAAAAGATAAAGGAAAGACTGGAAAGGTGGCAGGCACATTCCCGAAGGACGAGCGTATTATTGTTGAGAATATAAATATGCAGACACGCCACAGGCGGCCACGCCGGCAAGGACAGAAAGGAGAAAAGGTAAGTCTTGCGATGCCGATTCACGCATCCAATGTTCTTGTGGTGTGTGGCTCATGCGGCAAACCAACCCGGATAGGATATCAAGTAGGCCAAGATAAGAAAAAGGTTCGGTCATGTAAAAAATGCAAAAATCTTATTTAA
- a CDS encoding 50S ribosomal protein L14, which produces MIQPRTMLQVADNTGAKLIQCFKVLGGTRKRYARIGDVIVGSVKLAEPRKMLKKKEIVRAVVVRQREAFRRKDGSYIRFDDNAVVVIDAKGEPRGGRIFGPIPRELREKYTKIIGLAQEVM; this is translated from the coding sequence ATGATTCAGCCCCGAACAATGTTACAAGTAGCTGATAATACTGGAGCAAAACTCATCCAGTGCTTTAAGGTGTTGGGCGGAACGCGCAAGCGTTACGCGCGGATAGGCGATGTTATTGTAGGATCGGTAAAACTCGCAGAACCCCGTAAAATGTTGAAGAAAAAGGAAATAGTGCGTGCCGTTGTTGTGCGTCAGCGCGAAGCATTTCGGCGCAAGGACGGTTCATACATACGATTTGATGACAATGCGGTTGTGGTTATTGACGCTAAAGGCGAACCGCGTGGCGGACGCATTTTTGGGCCGATTCCGCGGGAATTGCGCGAAAAGTACACAAAGATTATCGGTCTTGCGCAAGAAGTAATGTAA
- a CDS encoding 30S ribosomal protein S17 codes for MTKKKLQGKIVSHKGQKTAVVEVHNYVKHPVFKKFIKRSKRYKAHDETNQYQVGDAVIIQESRPLSKEKRWLVVGKI; via the coding sequence ATTACAAAGAAAAAATTACAAGGGAAGATAGTGTCACACAAGGGCCAGAAAACGGCTGTCGTTGAGGTGCATAATTATGTAAAGCATCCAGTGTTTAAGAAGTTCATCAAACGAAGCAAGCGCTACAAAGCGCATGATGAAACAAACCAATATCAGGTTGGCGACGCCGTTATTATTCAGGAATCACGCCCGTTATCAAAGGAGAAGCGCTGGCTTGTGGTGGGTAAGATATAA
- the rpmC gene encoding 50S ribosomal protein L29, with protein MKMKDIQNRNTEELMQMLKDNRGGLRDFRFQVGQGKAKNNKQGREMKRTIARILTHLNTKHHG; from the coding sequence ATGAAGATGAAAGATATACAAAACAGAAATACGGAAGAATTAATGCAAATGCTCAAAGATAACCGGGGCGGCTTGCGCGATTTTCGTTTTCAGGTAGGACAGGGGAAGGCGAAGAACAACAAGCAGGGACGCGAGATGAAGCGGACGATTGCGCGCATACTTACCCATTTGAATACAAAACATCATGGATAA
- a CDS encoding 50S ribosomal protein L16, protein MLFPKKVKYRKWQRLRGNENRVASRGTTIAFGSVGLQAEDAAEVDSRQIEAARKAITRFVQKGGKLWIRIFPDKPITQKPPEVGMGKGKGDPSKYVAEVGRGRILFEVDGISEQDARTALRRAGAKLPMRTKVVFRD, encoded by the coding sequence ATGTTATTTCCGAAAAAAGTAAAATATAGAAAATGGCAGCGTCTCCGGGGGAATGAGAACAGAGTCGCGTCGCGAGGAACGACGATTGCTTTTGGCAGCGTCGGATTGCAGGCAGAGGACGCCGCAGAAGTTGATTCACGCCAGATTGAAGCTGCGCGAAAAGCAATCACTCGGTTTGTGCAGAAAGGAGGAAAGTTGTGGATCCGTATTTTCCCAGACAAGCCCATCACCCAAAAACCGCCGGAAGTTGGCATGGGAAAAGGCAAGGGAGATCCGTCAAAATATGTAGCAGAGGTAGGAAGAGGCCGCATTTTGTTTGAAGTCGACGGCATATCGGAGCAGGATGCGCGTACCGCATTGCGGCGCGCGGGAGCAAAGCTTCCGATGCGCACAAAAGTAGTATTCCGCGATTAA
- a CDS encoding 30S ribosomal protein S3: MSHNVHPYSFRLGIIRDWKSRWFDKKEYHRFLKGDVLMREWLTKRLRGSYVADIGIERSPTLLHFIISTSRPGMLIGKKGEGIDTLRKDIIRHMQRTKLTIPQEVKISIEELRSPESNSAIVSQMIAEDLERRLPFRRVMKKTLDKVITNRDVEGIKVKLSGRLGGAEMSRVEWLMRGRVPLQTLRADIDFARERAHLPYGDIGIKVWIYRGEKFAKDAVKKE, from the coding sequence ATGAGTCACAACGTTCATCCATATTCATTTCGGTTAGGCATCATTCGCGATTGGAAGTCGCGCTGGTTTGATAAAAAAGAATATCATCGTTTTTTGAAAGGCGATGTATTGATGCGTGAATGGCTTACCAAGCGCCTCCGCGGCTCATATGTTGCGGATATCGGCATTGAGCGTTCTCCAACATTACTGCATTTTATCATCAGCACATCCCGCCCCGGTATGCTTATCGGAAAGAAGGGGGAGGGCATTGATACGCTCCGCAAGGACATCATCCGGCATATGCAGCGCACCAAGCTTACAATCCCGCAGGAGGTAAAGATTTCTATTGAAGAGCTCCGTTCACCGGAGAGTAACTCCGCAATAGTGTCGCAGATGATAGCGGAAGACCTGGAACGGCGTTTGCCATTCCGCCGCGTTATGAAAAAAACGCTTGATAAAGTTATTACGAACAGGGATGTTGAGGGTATTAAGGTAAAATTATCGGGACGACTCGGCGGTGCTGAAATGTCGCGTGTTGAATGGCTGATGAGAGGGCGTGTGCCGCTTCAGACGCTTCGTGCGGACATTGATTTTGCACGCGAGCGCGCGCATTTGCCGTATGGTGATATTGGTATCAAGGTATGGATTTACCGTGGAGAAAAGTTTGCGAAAGATGCCGTCAAAAAAGAATAA
- a CDS encoding 50S ribosomal protein L22: protein MSAVKAQLKHLRIAPRKVRLVADSIRTKNVKEAIRILSFLPKRASLPMKKLLQSAEANAKNNFQMESADLYVAKIWVDEGPVLKRYSPRAMGRATLIRKKTSHITVVLDEKKGHAQKTAGAPAEKKTARAGKQAAAPKKEPKKIAKPAAVKKETKAKEEKKKAKA, encoded by the coding sequence ATGTCCGCAGTAAAAGCACAATTGAAGCATCTTCGGATAGCGCCCCGCAAAGTGCGGCTTGTTGCAGATTCCATACGAACAAAGAACGTAAAAGAAGCAATACGGATTCTTTCCTTTCTCCCAAAGCGGGCATCGTTACCGATGAAAAAATTGCTGCAGTCGGCGGAAGCGAACGCAAAGAATAATTTTCAGATGGAGAGCGCGGATTTATACGTAGCAAAGATATGGGTAGACGAAGGCCCGGTGCTCAAGCGGTATTCCCCGCGAGCCATGGGCCGGGCAACGCTCATCCGTAAAAAGACAAGCCATATCACTGTAGTATTGGACGAAAAGAAGGGGCATGCTCAGAAAACAGCAGGGGCGCCGGCAGAAAAAAAGACAGCACGCGCAGGAAAACAGGCGGCAGCTCCCAAGAAAGAGCCTAAAAAAATAGCAAAACCGGCAGCAGTAAAGAAAGAAACAAAGGCGAAGGAAGAAAAGAAAAAAGCAAAAGCATAA
- a CDS encoding 30S ribosomal protein S19 gives MTRSAKKGPYVDPKLLKKISVLKPGGDAVIKTWSRDSQIAPEMVGFTFGVHNGRDFIPVKVAEEMVGHRLGEFAPTRKFVRHGGKIQKEAEMRAKTAELQAKKAS, from the coding sequence ATGACACGTTCAGCAAAAAAAGGTCCGTATGTAGATCCAAAATTATTGAAAAAGATAAGCGTATTGAAGCCGGGGGGCGATGCGGTTATTAAAACATGGTCGCGCGATTCCCAAATTGCGCCAGAGATGGTTGGGTTTACATTCGGAGTGCACAATGGAAGAGATTTTATTCCGGTAAAAGTTGCCGAAGAGATGGTCGGACATCGGCTTGGAGAATTCGCGCCTACGCGTAAGTTCGTAAGACACGGAGGAAAGATACAGAAAGAAGCCGAAATGCGCGCTAAGACAGCAGAATTACAGGCAAAGAAAGCATCATAA
- a CDS encoding 50S ribosomal protein L2 → MKSYKPTTPSRRKMTTISYREVLTESRPYKKLVSGRKRAKGRANGKITTRHKGGGSKRLWREVDFRYDKIDIPARVLSIEYDPNRTGFIAHVIYADGEHRYHVVPEGMRKGDAMLTGRKQEPVLGARLPLDLIPVGTSVYNIETYPKGGARLVRSAGNTAEVMAHDSGYTLIKLPSGTVRKILSACWASVGQVSNIEHSFVVYGKAGRSRWMGIRPTVRGSAMNPVDHPYGGGEGRALRGTRRPKNKWGKGVRGVKTRRKTKYSNTLIVQGRKKRKR, encoded by the coding sequence ATGAAATCATATAAACCGACAACTCCATCGCGGCGGAAAATGACCACGATCTCGTATCGTGAGGTATTAACCGAGTCTCGCCCGTATAAAAAACTTGTTTCAGGGCGGAAGCGTGCGAAGGGCCGTGCAAACGGAAAGATAACAACCCGCCACAAGGGCGGCGGTTCTAAGCGCTTATGGCGGGAAGTTGATTTTAGGTACGACAAAATAGATATACCGGCTCGCGTGTTAAGCATAGAATATGATCCGAACCGCACGGGATTTATAGCACATGTCATATATGCGGACGGTGAGCATCGTTATCATGTAGTGCCTGAAGGAATGCGGAAAGGAGACGCTATGCTGACCGGCAGAAAGCAGGAGCCGGTACTTGGCGCCCGGTTACCGCTCGACTTGATACCGGTGGGTACTTCGGTGTATAATATCGAAACTTATCCTAAGGGCGGCGCACGGCTGGTGCGCTCTGCGGGGAACACCGCAGAAGTCATGGCGCATGACTCGGGATATACATTAATAAAACTCCCCTCAGGGACTGTTCGTAAGATATTAAGCGCGTGCTGGGCGAGTGTGGGGCAGGTTTCAAATATTGAGCATAGCTTTGTCGTGTATGGGAAAGCAGGCCGCAGCCGGTGGATGGGTATACGTCCGACTGTGCGCGGTTCCGCTATGAATCCGGTTGATCACCCGTACGGTGGAGGAGAAGGACGGGCGCTCCGCGGCACCCGCCGTCCGAAGAACAAGTGGGGCAAGGGAGTGCGCGGCGTAAAAACACGAAGAAAAACGAAATATTCCAACACATTAATTGTGCAAGGGCGCAAGAAAAGGAAACGATAA
- a CDS encoding 50S ribosomal protein L23 — translation MALFDIFKKKKGRKEEGREVRYRERTKEKIQQQTETTSETKKDGAPEKEKTTTYASDRAARVLVHPSVTEKSARLAEEGVYTFRVKDDATKNEVRKAVEELYRVHVASVNVSWVRPKRRVLRGVTGTKSGYRKAMVALKAGEKIEFV, via the coding sequence ATGGCATTATTCGATATCTTCAAAAAGAAAAAAGGACGGAAGGAAGAAGGGCGAGAGGTGCGCTATCGCGAGCGGACAAAAGAAAAAATCCAGCAGCAGACAGAAACAACGTCCGAAACAAAGAAGGATGGCGCGCCGGAGAAAGAAAAAACAACAACATACGCATCAGATCGCGCTGCGCGTGTTTTGGTACATCCTTCAGTAACGGAAAAATCGGCACGCTTAGCTGAGGAGGGCGTTTACACATTTCGGGTGAAAGATGACGCTACAAAAAATGAAGTCCGCAAAGCAGTGGAGGAACTATACCGGGTTCATGTTGCATCGGTAAATGTGTCGTGGGTACGGCCGAAACGCCGAGTGCTCCGCGGCGTTACTGGGACAAAGTCAGGATACAGAAAAGCAATGGTTGCCTTGAAAGCGGGTGAAAAAATAGAATTTGTGTAA
- a CDS encoding 50S ribosomal protein L4 — translation MKATVYNQKGEKAGTLEMPSALFDVAWSPALVWQVAESERANKRRGTAHTKDRGEVRGGGKKPWRQKGTGRARHGSTRSPIWVGGGVTHGPRTEKDYTKKINKKMKHKAVFSTLSQKLRENTVLVLDEFVFASAKTKDAASVLKMLSSIEGFERLGASKALILIPVSDTGTIRALRNIEGITVMEARNVNVSELLGSQFVVLPKESISVLEKKVS, via the coding sequence ATGAAAGCAACCGTATATAACCAAAAAGGAGAGAAGGCGGGAACGCTTGAAATGCCAAGTGCGCTTTTTGATGTTGCGTGGAGTCCTGCACTTGTCTGGCAGGTTGCTGAGTCTGAGCGTGCAAATAAACGCAGAGGAACGGCGCACACAAAGGATCGCGGTGAAGTGCGCGGAGGAGGGAAAAAGCCATGGCGTCAAAAAGGTACCGGACGAGCGCGGCACGGCTCAACACGTTCTCCGATATGGGTTGGAGGAGGTGTTACGCACGGTCCCCGCACAGAAAAGGATTACACCAAAAAAATAAACAAAAAAATGAAGCACAAAGCAGTGTTTTCGACGCTTTCCCAAAAGCTCCGCGAAAATACCGTTTTAGTGCTTGATGAGTTTGTTTTTGCTTCGGCAAAAACAAAAGATGCGGCATCCGTATTGAAGATGCTTTCAAGTATTGAAGGATTTGAAAGATTGGGGGCAAGTAAGGCGCTTATCCTTATTCCCGTAAGCGACACCGGAACTATCCGGGCGCTCCGGAACATTGAGGGTATTACTGTTATGGAGGCGCGCAATGTAAATGTCTCTGAGCTTTTGGGTTCGCAGTTTGTCGTGCTGCCGAAGGAAAGCATTTCCGTATTAGAAAAGAAAGTTTCGTAA